A window of Castanea sativa cultivar Marrone di Chiusa Pesio chromosome 8, ASM4071231v1 genomic DNA:
atatatgtaattttttgcAAGTCAAGGTGGTCCTGTGATCTCCTTGGCTTGCATGTAGAGCTACCAGTGGACATAAGATCACTTGAAAAATAATGAGGTTTGTCACTACTTGAACTTACCATTTTCAGACTTGCATGCGTGATGAAcaatgaagcacgggtgcggcgtttgggccgccgcacccacgtcggacgcggcgacgcgcaggcgacgccgctgcctgcgcgtccgtgccgcgtccggcaataaaaaaacatttttttcggcgcgattcgcgccgatacggcgctgattcgggccgacgcgcgcgaaatcgcgccgattcggcccgaatcggtcAGTATCGGGTGAAATCGGTCCGGCCGAAATCGTCCGATACCGGCGATATCGGCCGATATCGGCCGAAATatgccgataccggccgaaatctgccgataccggccgaaattaaaaaaaaaaaaaaaaaacaacaacaacaacaggtgcgtatggctggaaaaaaaaaccaagacccaaccctctccctcttcatttttcttgagcctctctcccactctctaccttcactcttcagctaggctctctcctattctctgtattctagttattatttaccattgctcttaaatttggtatatatttatataatgtgaaaaaagtatgtttagcaatatattaaaaatataaataaaaatatttttaataattttttaatcgccgcacccgcaccttactttttcaaaaattgccgagtcccgcacccgctcccgcacccgcacccgaatcccgaaacgcacccgtacTTCATAGGTGATGAATCACAAAAGCTTCTTACCACTAATCAACACCCCTGAGTAAATAtcattaagatatttttttgaCTCTAGTTACCTTTTCCCTTTAATGATCAATAATCTATGTCCTGTACATCCATTGCTGGCCATTTCATTTCTCAAATgttaaaatatacatatatagaaGAGACCACTTGTCATCAGCTATAGAGGTTGCCCGCTTCACAAGGGATCGGAGTCCCAAGTCCGCAACGAGTTCCATTATGCTTTGGTCCTCTGGTCCTTCAAATCATAACAAACGCGGAAACTTCGATTATTTTACTGTCCCACACACAagggataaaaataaatacagcTTGGCCATAGAACAATTGTTTCAGACTTCTGACTACATGAAGTGATGGCTGACCCCAGAGCATTTTGGCTCCATCCATGTTAGTAATTATTATTGGTACTTATTAAAAGAACACAATGAGAATCTGAAAGAATTCTGAGTGGTTACGATCCGCAGTTTGGGCCAGTAGTTGTGCGGAAAATTATAATTGCTTTTAGATAGGGAACATAACAAAGATTCTAAAATGTATTGTCTATTAGCTCCACAAGGTTGGTTCAACTGTGATGTTACTGATAATACTACTACTCCACCGGCAAGCACGAAAATTGTAACTTTGTAATAAGGACCTGAATTCTCCAAATGTACATTTTACTTGGAATTTATTCCAACAGGACCAACCTCTATCTCAACGAAGGttcacaaacaaaaattatggtGGTTGGCCAAGTAAAATCAGCATTAGCCAAGTAATGGTCTTTAATTTGGGGAGTCTCGCCCACACTATCCATGGAGCAATAGCGGCAAAgacactcatatatatatatatatatatatatatatatatatgtatgtatgtatgtatgtatgtattagtGTCACAATTCCATGCAAGCGTGAGTTTAATGTAAATGCTACATCACACTAATTCTAGAATGAGACTCAATACCGTATCGTATGAAGGTAATTTGACACTGATAGATCTTTGATATGATACCAAAAATTTTTACTAACTCAACTAGATTATGATTGGGATGTACAAACTTACTAGCCAACTGAAAACTTTGCAAACCCAATATTTTGGCGAAGCGAATTGGACCTGGAATAAATAGGTTTTGAGGCCCAAAATTTAGATTGGCCTGAAAATGTACATGGATAGGCTTACCTCGAAGAAGAACACAATATATGGATCCGACCATGTGATAAGCAAACATTATGAAAAAATGAgtaacaatataattaaacaaaaaattaacaattctAGGATCTTTTAAGAACTTGagaccattttaaaaatgatgtatttgtttatttaatgaAAGATTCACTAGGTTTTAGgttcttatcaaaaaagatagaaaaaaaagtagatatATAGTGAAACATGCTCAATTAAAGGCCAGTATAAGAAAAGCTACAAACACACAAGAGCATTTGCTGGACAAGAATACAAGATTTGATGCCCAAGATCAAGTCTTGAAAAGCTGGACTCAGAGGCCTTGGAAGTTACAGACACACAGAAGCATGCACAGACAACCCAAGTGTATCTTTTCGCGGGCTATTGTAAGAAGTGACACTCTGTAATTAACATGAAGTATTCCGGCCCAGCCCATAAAAGCCCAGCccaatccaaaataaaatagaacttACAATAATGAATAACTGCATTAACGGTAACGGATTCATCAGTTTTCTATTAATTTCCTCTAACTTGCACACTATTCAAAACCTTAACCTCACTCTTCTCTATCCAATGCTGTCCATGCAACCTCCACGTGTCCAAAACAGAACCAGTGCCAATAAATATCTCTCACAGAAtcttctgttttctttttaaatatcttCGAGCTCTCCCTCTGCAATGAACTGTTCACTTTCTAACACCATGAGCGCCAGAGCTCTACTCTCTTCTCTATCACTCACACCCAAAACCCCACCCGATATTTCGGCCCAAAAGCGAAACCACTGTCTGGGCTTCAAACACAAATACCCGTTTCATTTCCGGATCCGGGTCCGGTTATCCTCACAGTCACAGCAAGAACGTTGCCATGTGGACTTCCGGGTCTCGGCTCGAAGTAGTTCGGGCGAGAGGGGAGGTGGGAAAGTTCGGGCCGATGTTAAGTCGGAGCCGTACGATATATCGGAATCGATTCCGGAATCGGTGAAGTTTGAGCAGGCTATGGACGGTGTCGTGTTGGGGAAGGAGGAGTCGGAGTTGGatagtgagagtgagagtgagattgagagttcaGTTCCTTGGTGGGAACAGTTTCCAAAAAGATGGGTCATTGTCGTTTTGTGTTTCTCAGCCTTCCTTCTCTGCAATATGGATAGAGTAAATGCTCTCATCCttttgtttatttgtgtttttgtgtgcGTGTGTTACTGTGTTATGTTCAAATTGAAGCTTAGAAAGTTATCATGGTTGAGTGTTAGCTTAGCTGGTATGAGAAAGTATGGTTCTATTTTTGGATATTCTGTTACTGTTTGTTACTAGCCGTTAAAGGAAGACTTTTGAATCTTTGAGTTATATTATAGCAACTTTGAACAGATTGTGTATGGCAGGTGAATATGAGCATTGCTATACTTCCAATGTCAGCAGAGTTCAATTGGAACCCAGCCACAGTTGGTTTGATACAATCTTCTTTTTTCTGGGGCTACCTCCTGACTCAGGTAACAGTAACACACGATTCTTTAATTCTGAGTCTACTGCATATGTAACCACTTATAAACTATCCTTTGTCCCCAAAGCTTAAGCTGTTacaaaatggtgaatttaacCAATTAAATATTATTCTAACGGCCACAAGGTTAAGCCCATTATTTAGAATCCTCCAGCTATACTTACTAATTattatagccaaaaaaaatagGCCAAATCAGATCAAATGTGTCACAATTTCTTTGTTTCATGGAAGTTAAAAAGCTTTTACCTATCATGAATACTGATGGAAGACCTTCATTACTTAATTAAGATTGTTCTTCAGGTTATTCTAATTTCGTGATTGTGAGTGACAGATTGCTGGTGGTATATGGGCAGACACAGTAGGTGGAAAGATGGTCTTGGGATttggtgtggtttggtggtCAATTGCTACAATTCTCACTCCTATTGCCGCTAAAATTGGGTTGCCTTTCCTACTTGTTGTTCGCGCTTTCATGGGGATTGGCGAGGTTGGTTCTTCTATAATTATCTTGTGAAATTAGTTTTCTTAGTAAAGCAAAGTTGTAATATGCGTTTTCCCATTAGATGATATGTGGATAACTGAGAAATTATGTTGAGATACTCTCCTTGCCTTGAATAAGTTGATTACTAATTTAATACATTCTAATATGTGTTCTTCCTATATTATTCATTGGGGATATGATTTTTACTGTCAGGCAGAATGTGTTGCCTTAGTGCTAATCTGTCTAGTCAAATATGCTCAGTTAATTTGGTTCTCCTTCAGGGTGTTGCTATGCCTGCCATGAACAATATTTTGTCAAAGTGGATTCCTGTAGCAGAGAGAAGTAGATCATTAGCACTGGTGTACAGTGGGATGTACCTTGGATCAGTCACTGGCCTGGCCTTTTCACCATTTTTAATTCATCAGTATGGATGGCCATCAGTCTTCTTCTCCTTTGGCTCCCTAGGAACAGTTTGGATTGCAGTGTGGCTAAGCAAGGTAACATTGGCTGCATTCATGGAAGCATTACTGATTAATTACATGTTGCTTTGGgaaattttttaacattaaaaagttttattactTGTTGTTCATTCCTACTATATGAAACCTTTAGGATCAAAAGTTTAattgttagttttatttttaaatatgtctttgaaattgaaatttcagaTATACTTGCTGTAGGCACATAGTTCTCCTCTTGATGACCCTGAACTGCGGCCTGAAGAAATGAAGCTGATCATGACCAACAGCGTTTCAAAAGAACCTGTTAAAACAATACCTTGGAGACTGATCTTGTCAAAGGCACCTGTATGGGCCCTAATAGTGTCTCATTTCTGTCACAATTGGGGGACATTTATTCTTCTAACCTGGATGCCAACATACTATAACCAAGTAAGTCTTTCTACCTAATGCAATATACTCCTATATTTGGAGCTGCTGGAATGCAACAATTTAATCTGTGAATCTTCTCCAACCATTAGCAATTAATATTGGCTGCTTGGTGTGGACAAACTTCAGTAAACGTCACCATTTGTCATTTCCTGCATACATGGATTGCCAATGAGACAAACCATGAAGAAATACAAGAAGAATCTATTAAgcaaaatataaagaaatacaAGAAGAATCTATACTACAAACTAAGCAAGCTAGGATTACAGTTTCTTTAActaaaaacagagagaaaacccCTCTACATAGTACACAACACTTGTTTCTGCAGTGTGTTATTGATATTTCCAGAGAATACTGATGGTATTAACTGGGTAAATATATTTCCTTTCATCCTTCCCTAGGTCCTGAAGTTCAATCTTACAGACTCAGGGCTTGTTTGTGTTTTGCCCTGGCTTACAATGGCATTTTCTGCAAATTTTGGAGGGTGGATTGCAGATACACTTGTTAGCAAAGGTTTATCTATTACAAGGGTTCGAAAGGTActtatcatttttataattaaatttgaaaatttcttttgttaCAATTATATCCATATTTATCAATGCAAGTTTTGTAAGGTAATGGCGTTTTATtgtgattaaaaataaataataaataaataacaactgGTTTGCCTATTAcagttttaaaactattttccAGTTTAAGTATCTTTCATGTCcccattcttctttcttctaaGTTCTATGCTTTGCAGTATTCTTTATTAATCATTCTTGGTTCACTTGTCTGTGCTGCTGATAAAAGACCTTTTGTATGCTTCCCTGCAGATCATGCAAACAATTGGTTTTCTTGGTCCTGCTTTCTTCCTAACTCAGTTGAGCCATGTTAATTCTCCTGCAATGGCTGTTTTATGTATGGCATGCAGTCAGGTTTGCTACTTACTCCACGCATAAATAGAAATAGATACATTTTCCACTTGCTATTTAAGAAGAGTGCAGCATTCAGATTTTTATTAAGTCTACACCTATATCATGTTGCTTTTTAAGTATACGTCTCGTTTAGAGTCACATCCTACTCAAATGGGATATACTACCTACATTTGAATTTCCAATTTTGTACTTTCACAACACCATTGCTTTAACTAACTTattacatttattgtttattttccttttgtgttctcTTAGTAtgtttgataattgataatgcAAGTTGACTATGCAAGAATGCATAGCCATGTTGTCTAGACATTGATgaggaaaattttatatattatattccttcttttttgaataattgaaattataattAGAGCATTGATCACATTTACTAGCCAGAATCATCCTAACCGTTAtcaatttctttcttcaatAGGGTACTGACGCATTCTCACAGTCTGGTCTATATTCAAACCATCAAGATATTGCCCCTCGATATTCTGTGAGTATTACTTCTTTAGTCCTAAATTTCGTTTGCATGTGCTTTCATTAATGGAATGTGAATGGTTTTATGCAAAATTGTGAATTCTACGGAACAAGTAGCGGCTGTCTATTGACTTTTGTTTTCCATATTTCTTCAGGGAGTATTGCTTGGTCTGTCCAATACTGCTGGAGTGCTGGCAGGTGTATTTGGAACAGCAGCCACAGGCTACATCTTGCAGCATGGTTAGAACATCTCTCGCACCTTTTTAGTACTTTTAAGCCAATATAGGAGTACATCTGTGTATGGTAGACAATaagaagaaaaccaaaaaaaaaaaaaaaacattgttactAAATTAACTGGCCTGGCCGGATAGGTAACTGGTATCTATGTCAGTGCAGTTGTTGATAGTGACCCtttcaaaccaaataaaatcttGGATATTTTGATGCAAAATGCTCCGCTTAGATGGGTTGTATCCACCCAACCGGGATTCTAAATTGCATTAAGTTACTTACATAGGCTAAACGGAatattgtttttcttattgaagTTTTGATTGCatgattttaatttcttttacttttcctcttttgtccacttatatatttattttatgattctcaaatttattttcatatttacttaagttttctatatatttttaaatatttatattttaattaagctTGCATTTCAACTAGTGAGTTGTGACCCATTAGTTAAACTGTTGACACTTTTTAGATTGTGTTAATATCCAGCCCAGATTTAATAATTGTACAAAAAAAAGTATGGCTTTGGATcttgtatcaatttttttttaataaaaaaaagtagtattagaactctaataccatgttaaatttaATCCTGAAATAAAGTAACTTACAAGTACAGTCTTGATGCATATATGTACTCTGGTCTATCACCAAGATTTGTTGAACCAGTTCTGAAACCAGCTTATCTGATTCTTCGTCTACAAATTTATCTATGATTGAATTTTACTAATAACTCAAAGCTGGGTGAGTAGGTCCTAGCTTGGCCATAATAGCCCCAAATTTGGGCTGGGCTGAAGGGCATCTATTTTGGGTGTGTATTTCAGAATTTTGTTATAGTACGATACATATTGCATTTACAGCCAATGGCTGTATTAACTTAGTGAAGATACCTGAAGAGTATGATACTATTCTAGACATTGAACTCTTGCACTTATTCAATTTCCCAATGATGATAGCTTTATAATGGTGTTACTTTGATGCTAAGCCCATTTTTACCTTTACCCGTCACCAACTGCTATTTTTGTAGCCTTTACAAATTGTTTTTACGCTCACTGCCATTGTGTTTTATCATTTGAGACAATAAActgattcttatattttttttttatgtcccCCTCTTCTCATTGACAATACTCAGGTTCATGGGACGATGTTTTCAAGGTTTCTGTTGGGCTCTACTTGGTTGGCACTGTAGTATGGAACCTTTTTTCAACTGGAGAGAAGATCTTGGattaattgatatttgatcTTTCATATGCGGCAGTTCAATCCTGAGATAATACATAAGAGTTGAACAATTATAAATGGTTGAAAGATgtgaaagaaagagattaaattGAGGAAAGCAAGatcatattttattaatgaTATTCTTGTGCTTGAaggttagcaaaaaaaaaaatttgagcatGGAGCATGGAGCATGGAGCTTGAACTCGTAAGAATAAACTGCCCCATTTCTTGGAGTTCAATTTACGTACGCAATTCAGTGCCATCTCAATAGAGGAAGGATCAATGCATAAAATAACCCCAACAGAGCCTGTAAATGTTGTATTCAAACTAACACAtcaattttgtgatttgttgagtatataattttatataaaactgTTTTACCAATCTTTTTCTTTGCTATGATAGCTCTATTTCTTTCGTCATtttaattcttcatttttttccctgATATGATGGGAAAAATTGGCAATTAACACCAATTTCCAGACTATATAGTTAATTGGTAACGTTTTAAAACTATATActaaactagcatctcgagtttaaaaGGCGGTTTATCCCTAAGAACTCGAGTCTAAAAGGCTCGATTTTCATGttctgatttgattttttttttttacgtgaaATCCATCTAGAACTTGACTTTTAGAGGCTTGAGTTTCATATTGactcttagagactcgattttcgtGTTCTAAGAATGACGTGGTTTATCCACGTGGaatccacctggaaatcgatCCTTAGTGGCTCAATTTCTTAAAAGCAAACTTGAGCCTTAAAGGCTCGATTTGCAAACTATGGTGGATATTAATGCACGTGGTTTCTTTGGGTCCCTATTTCCTCATAAACCTCATTCAGATCTTAGCTCTCTCTATTGTGGGTCTCTCGAGCAGATAGTGAAGAAAACCTCTCTTCACTCTTatactctccctctctcactctctctcttactCTCATACAATCCTAACACTTAGCTCATAAATCTACATGTCAGGTAAGGGTATCTGTACTTTAGAACTTCTACCAATAGTGTATAGTTGTTAGTGTATCTAATTGTTAGTGTATATATTTGCTaggtttttataaaaagtaaaaattatttaagatatatttgtattgttaggTTTTTATCATGGGTATGTAATGGatcatgactttttttttttttttttggtttgatatttttctttattttttttgttagaatgattTGCAATTTTGTAAAGggggtgagtttttttttttttagtctgaaatgataatgattgagtgtgtttgtatgtgatttaaggtgagtatatgcaaatgtaGGGTATGTTTGTATATGCATATGATGTAacaagttgtaatttttgtactttgacTAGATAAAAGGTTTTGTAATTGatgttaaataaaagagataaaatatgtcactaacatattacACTTGACTCTAATAGGTACACAATCACAACTAAAGATaattgatataaatatatactacagTGAACCCCTTATCAATTTTGACAAGATTGACGGATTCCCGTTTAAAGGACCGGATATCCAGTGTTATTATACGATGATACGTCGTAAGTTGAAGacattgaatgatttgaagatgaaaattaTGTAAGAATTGAATTTGAATCATGCTTGTTATGACATAAAGATTATTTGCTGTTTCCCATAAGAAGTCCTTCATGAATAGATAAATTATAGGTATATGGTgatcaaagaagacaaacatgtaaaTGTCATGTTTGATAGGATCAGTAAAATGCGCCAAGTAAATGCTACTAAGTTGTATGTAAGTTTGGAACCACTTGTAGAAGTTGGTGCCGAGGAGGTGCAACAAACTACATCTTTACAATTTATAGCCTTAGATGATGGGTGCACTATAATGGGAGGCTATACACTCCCATCTTAAGAGACACATTTAGGagaggaagatgaagacgaAGATTATGCTGCCAATAATGGTGAAAATCTTGATGATATAGATGAGTAcaaagagaggattgagcgaggcgAATTTGACGGGGATATTAATGACCATGAAGTTGTTcccaattttgaagaggaaaatatggttgatttTGATGAAGGTGATGTGGACAATGATATTAGTGTCTAGCATGTTACAAATACGGCCACTGCCTACACACCTCCTACCTTGTCATTCTATGCGAATACTTGGGAAAATTTTAGGGACATTATtcatgtaattggctaattctttgacaaaacgcactttacttgtaattgggtggATCTAAGATGGTTTAAgatttcaagaaacatgttgttcaagtcaagtgttaaagccatgcaagtctattcaataaacaagtgaagaaatgctgttcattaaagctcgacaaataTCTCGATAGaagcctatctatcgagatttaatgttgaagctcgacagcagctcgacaaaaactgtatctatcaagaattatgaaatcaaaattttcagatctgattacatGTATATCCaaatgtatttgtgtagggtttcttttctcacaaccttagacatatataaagattattttggggtttttcaaaaattttgggatttttgagttttttcttgaaatttttgggttgggttttgtgaaattgatgttatatgatcatgcattgcattctcaTTGCATCATAACCATGTTTCAttcattttagatgtgtgtttgttaagtgtggTTTGTGTGCTGaaaggtttggattgggttttgcccataatgtatttatttttgcacgtcacatgtccatgcatgaaaACATGCATACGTAtcctttctttcccttctttttctGGTTGTGatgtgttctctctctctccctctctctctctctaacaaatAGACTGTTGGATTAATCATGGtttgtatttcatacaaaacacacgcaacagaaaataaacggatctacttcattcacaattaaTAACATGCAcgatgtaaatttcagaattcaaaaacaagagagcgtaccttggtgtggtgaatttcaaaacaaagatcggaagcacttgagaatacttttaatcttcactccaattccactttacgcccaagaagtgttgtctctcaatcagtttctaaggaagaatgataaaatgtctcacactcacatacacactatttcacaatagtgtcttttacacacacataaattatgtatgtttcttccttaatatctaactaattatctaattgggctgaccttttgggctttccaattgggcttaagtgtgtggcttggagtgggaccaaaagggaccaataagacactagttctaATGGGCTTTGAGCTTTTCTATAAGTATCAATttttgacaagtctaaagttaccattaactatatttaatatcactatataaatatagttgcactctaggccttatttataaattatatctcaagactttattgtatatacaaccccttcataaaatattcgtagtaatacaaaatcatgaaaatagactgccactttgtagattactacatcttaatttcttgagtacttggtttaatcatttaagttattcatcatatatttatgaaatccaattccataaatatatactttagtaactccttactaaagtagttaggcctaacactctgaataaccaaactcattaaatttatctcaatgaaatattttatatctctgttaagagactataaatttcatctcaagaatatatgttccatcaacactaaatgtggttgtccaacatactgaggttttgatcgtgactttagatttcactcctgatatatcaaagcaacctacacctcatgattaggtccattatcctctcaggattaagagttcatgtaaatagaagtcgtgagtttattattcatttgacagttgttaggagaataataaacctcacggaggtccagttcaatatgttttaactcttaaaacatatcaacataccaactagaaatctccatttccatgatcaagacaaatcatcttagttgatatgttatagtcttcataaatgaaatgcccaatttcatcaccgactacgaactaaaattctgagattacaaagaacttgtgatttatatcttctgtgactaattcatttaaatcacatactatgcatcttatggactatatgataatgtcttaatattcatgttactattattttagataataataaaacaaatttattaatcacaacattaagtcattcataatgtcatacataggattcaagggcacacatcctaacatagACTGCGTTGGAGATAGAAATtgctctagttcatctttctctttgtaGAAGTTAATGCGTCTTTATGCCCaaggattttgtgaccaagaagcttcttgatcttcatgttgatgaactgaagaactttgcttccaacatcttcctcaagttggtgtgttagtcacgtactgagatccgtgcatcattggttagtcacgtactgtgatttatgcattgaaatgagagattgctgctacaatacaagtccaattgagtattggggtaacggttcaactgtaggttagtattaggtactgagattccttttacttataattgcttgttttgataatagtggattctcgggagtggtgaccttaaattcatctggtggggttttgccttagtggctttccccatttgtaaacaaatcgcctgtgacaaatttattttccgctgcatttaacttagttggtgatttctTTGTGCTATCACGCTATAGCATGttaaattaacttaattaattaacttggataattaattaattaatttgccaaagAGGTCAaaacatttttggcctatcagaaaATATAGTTGATCCTTCATGTCTTTAGATACCATTTGTTTGTCCTTGAGAAGATGGGATGAATTTTAATAAAAGGTTtacttttgcaaataaagaggTGGTGAAGCGTGCATTGATAATTTACGGAGTAaatgataatagaaattttacaatCAAGAGGTCAACCAAAACTAAATTGTGCATGACATGCATTGATGAGTCATACAAGTGTACATTGGGGTATTCATGAAGCTTAAATTTAATGGTCTATGGATGGTCATGTCTTATATGGGTCCACACAGCTGTATACCCCTTGGCCTACGAAGAGACGGAAGAATGATGGACTCTAATTTTGTTACATCAAAAATTGTTCCAAAATTTCGACAGGATCATAGTGCTCGTATTGGTTAGCTCTAGGACATCATTAAAACAAAGTATGATCATgagctttcttactataaggtatgagatgcaaaacaaaaggcaattgcAAAGTTTGtgaagttgttgttggcatac
This region includes:
- the LOC142606851 gene encoding sodium-dependent phosphate transport protein 1, chloroplastic-like, giving the protein MNCSLSNTMSARALLSSLSLTPKTPPDISAQKRNHCLGFKHKYPFHFRIRVRLSSQSQQERCHVDFRVSARSSSGERGGGKVRADVKSEPYDISESIPESVKFEQAMDGVVLGKEESELDSESESEIESSVPWWEQFPKRWVIVVLCFSAFLLCNMDRVNMSIAILPMSAEFNWNPATVGLIQSSFFWGYLLTQIAGGIWADTVGGKMVLGFGVVWWSIATILTPIAAKIGLPFLLVVRAFMGIGEGVAMPAMNNILSKWIPVAERSRSLALVYSGMYLGSVTGLAFSPFLIHQYGWPSVFFSFGSLGTVWIAVWLSKAHSSPLDDPELRPEEMKLIMTNSVSKEPVKTIPWRLILSKAPVWALIVSHFCHNWGTFILLTWMPTYYNQVLKFNLTDSGLVCVLPWLTMAFSANFGGWIADTLVSKGLSITRVRKIMQTIGFLGPAFFLTQLSHVNSPAMAVLCMACSQGTDAFSQSGLYSNHQDIAPRYSGVLLGLSNTAGVLAGVFGTAATGYILQHGSWDDVFKVSVGLYLVGTVVWNLFSTGEKILD